Proteins from one Leptospira bourretii genomic window:
- a CDS encoding ParA family protein: MKVISISNIKGGSGKSTTAAHLACALARRGKTLVIDMDMQGDLTDFCLPDLDLAQLDESNVMSVLLGMKRITDCIRETKTFDVLPSTLSLAKLTKYNPDATSLCLQFKRALEEVRNKYKFVVIDTPGSAKHELTTAIYNSELILIPVTPSKWTIRAVNLLLDEISQTETIFSQKKKIAFVPSWFGPSKKHRDLLDKLKQIEEIPTLSEIPKSETIKTKTEKQEPLKKDSNAWHAFDVLADESIALVDPENSILFMKP, translated from the coding sequence ATGAAGGTCATTTCGATTTCCAATATCAAAGGGGGGAGTGGAAAGTCTACTACAGCTGCTCACTTGGCCTGTGCCCTTGCCAGAAGGGGGAAAACTCTGGTCATCGACATGGACATGCAAGGAGATTTGACAGATTTTTGTTTGCCTGATTTGGATCTAGCCCAACTAGACGAATCCAATGTCATGAGTGTCCTCCTTGGGATGAAGAGGATCACTGACTGCATTCGAGAAACCAAAACCTTCGATGTATTGCCATCCACACTTAGTTTAGCAAAACTCACCAAATACAATCCAGATGCAACTAGCCTTTGCCTTCAATTCAAACGAGCATTAGAAGAAGTACGAAACAAATATAAGTTTGTGGTCATCGATACACCGGGTTCTGCCAAACATGAACTCACCACTGCCATTTATAATTCAGAACTGATTTTGATTCCGGTGACTCCTAGTAAGTGGACCATCCGAGCAGTGAATTTGCTTCTTGATGAAATTTCGCAAACAGAAACTATCTTTAGTCAAAAGAAAAAAATTGCCTTTGTTCCTTCCTGGTTTGGACCTTCTAAAAAACACAGAGATTTACTGGACAAACTAAAACAGATTGAAGAAATTCCTACACTTTCTGAAATTCCTAAATCTGAAACCATCAAAACGAAAACAGAAAAACAAGAACCACTAAAAAAAGATAGCAATGCTTGGCATGCCTTTGATGTGTTAGCTGACGAATCCATTGCCCTTGTTGATCCAGAAAATTCGATTCTTTTTATGAAACCTTAG